Proteins encoded together in one Astyanax mexicanus isolate ESR-SI-001 chromosome 10, AstMex3_surface, whole genome shotgun sequence window:
- the LOC125804810 gene encoding transmembrane protein 271-like, producing MKWGGRGVCAVVVSGALLFACAASAATVGFKCVALGARVRARFHLATAAGAFYSGILLAMGQALLCAALLCCGRRGGGGGGGGVTCGKFFLLGLLVFVLGVLTAFSGAVVDGDAVALVERKHARYCADASEAEAEVRDACDALRDYQRALLASAILNALECVLGLLNLLLVKRCQNARFYRRQRRRERLRGCAHSGSSGIGGGTAVGNLMVLSADERDLAAAPSPTFRTYINPILCRGGPDEGTTAEVHRGGHPSSELPGYSPSDPELNHSYPFSYPLPNESPPAYEDIFPREAREQRARTHT from the coding sequence ATGAAGTGGGGCGGCCGCGGGGTGTGCGCCGTGGTGGTCTCCGGCGCCCTGCTCTTCGCGTGCGCCGCCAGCGCCGCGACCGTGGGCTTCAAGTGCGTGGCGCTGGGCGCACGCGTGCGGGCGCGCTTCCACCTGGCCACGGCGGCCGGCGCCTTCTACTCGGGCATTCTGCTGGCGATGGGCCAGGCGCTGCTGTGCGCGGCGCTGCTGTGCTGCGGCCGGCGCGGCGGTggaggcggcggcggcggcgtcaCGTGCGGGAAATTCTTCCTCCTGGGCCTGCTGGTGTTCGTGCTCGGCGTGCTCACGGCCTTCTCGGGCGCAGTGGTGGACGGCGACGCCGTGGCGCTAGTGGAGCGCAAGCACGCGCGCTACTGCGCGGACGCGAGCGAAGCGGAGGCGGAGGTGCGCGACGCCTGCGACGCGCTCCGGGACTACCAGCGCGCGCTGCTCGCCTCCGCCATCCTCAACGCGCTCGAGTGCGTCCTCGGCTTGCTCAACCTGCTGCTTGTTAAGCGCTGCCAGAACGCGCGCTTCTACCGGCGGCAGCGGCGGAGGGAGAGATTACGGGGGTGCGCGCACAGCGGCAGCAGCGGGATCGGTGGCGGCACCGCCGTGGGAAACCTCATGGTGCTCAGCGCGGACGAGCGGGACCTGGCCGCGGCGCCCTCGCCGACCTTCCGCACCTACATCAACCCGATTCTGTGCCGCGGGGGGCCGGACGAGGGCACGACGGCAGAAGTGCACCGGGGTGGACACCCGTCCAGCGAACTTCCAGGCTACTCACCCAGCGACCCGGAGCTCAACCACTCCTACCCGTTTTCTTACCCACTGCCCAACGAGTCCCCCCCGGCCTACGAGGACATATTTCCCAGGGAGGCCCGGGAGCAGAGAGCGCGGACCCACACATAG